One genomic region from Aliarcobacter cryaerophilus ATCC 43158 encodes:
- a CDS encoding tRNA pseudouridine(13) synthase TruD, translated as MIKRVYPANDKVLNFKFLQNDVDFIVEEQPIKFSSYGNFLILKIKKQNCDTWELIDRLSKFLGVYSSDIGYAGLKDKRATTFQYISIPKKYQKEIKNFKSKKIEILDSFLHNKKLNIGDLKGNRFKINLHDLELEELFYIEKLLKFVSKNGFPNYFGYQRFGKDVKENLEKAKDLLFGDAIIKDRKVAKMLLSAYQSTFFNAWLVERLKIDNSGFKLLDGDIFYDIKNEKLFTPKSINEKIIEDFKEKLITPTGLLPGRDVFKAKDDALKIEQKYDDSEINEKGYRREAIVFPEILSCKYDKANKSCSLDFILPKGSYATVLIELLANRNFG; from the coding sequence TTGATAAAAAGAGTTTATCCAGCAAATGATAAAGTTCTAAATTTTAAATTTCTCCAAAACGATGTCGATTTTATAGTTGAAGAACAACCAATAAAATTCTCATCATATGGGAACTTCTTAATTTTAAAAATAAAAAAACAAAACTGTGATACTTGGGAGTTAATCGATAGATTATCAAAATTCTTAGGTGTTTATTCGAGTGATATTGGATATGCTGGGCTAAAAGATAAAAGAGCAACTACATTTCAATACATATCTATTCCAAAAAAATATCAAAAAGAGATTAAAAATTTTAAATCAAAAAAAATAGAGATACTTGATAGTTTTTTACATAATAAAAAACTAAATATTGGTGATTTAAAAGGAAATAGATTTAAAATAAATCTTCATGACCTTGAACTAGAAGAACTTTTTTATATTGAAAAACTTCTTAAATTTGTATCTAAAAATGGTTTTCCAAACTATTTTGGTTATCAAAGATTTGGAAAAGATGTAAAAGAGAATTTAGAAAAAGCAAAAGATTTACTATTTGGTGATGCAATAATTAAAGATAGAAAAGTAGCAAAAATGCTTCTTAGTGCTTATCAAAGCACATTTTTTAATGCTTGGTTGGTTGAAAGATTAAAAATTGATAATAGTGGTTTTAAACTCCTAGATGGAGATATTTTTTATGATATAAAAAATGAAAAACTTTTTACTCCAAAATCTATAAATGAAAAAATTATAGAGGACTTCAAAGAAAAACTAATAACTCCAACTGGTTTACTTCCAGGAAGAGATGTTTTTAAAGCCAAAGATGATGCTTTGAAAATTGAACAAAAGTATGACGATAGTGAAATAAATGAAAAAGGGTATAGAAGAGAAGCTATTGTATTTCCAGAGATTTTATCTTGTAAATATGATAAAGCAAATAAATCTTGTAGTTTAGATTTTATTTTACCAAAAGGTTCATATGCAACAGTCTTAATTGAACTATTAGCAAATAGAAACTTTGGCTGA